From Girardinichthys multiradiatus isolate DD_20200921_A chromosome 3, DD_fGirMul_XY1, whole genome shotgun sequence, the proteins below share one genomic window:
- the phactr4b gene encoding phosphatase and actin regulator 4B isoform X1, producing MACCFRSRHHGSWTPNSPLSDDETEQHHSTMVGEGGSAGDTTPPPKRKGKFSTIGKIFKPWKWRKKKSSEKFKETSEELERKMSTRRTRQELIEQGLLKEVPDNDGEAQNVKQSYVKNGHTLPVSGGGGVISTGRNPGNQVKLPGESDFRMNPGRLTQPEDHRGRSPSDGDRRGALCSGSTGLHEEGWRSGGMGARAHGEGEWKSNLAWQGQIHAQMDEGRRGARLHPDDGQRRPGLQKAPSEDGRRRPAEADWKPTLPRHASAEEGRTRRESDSHFVPDPEMLQDTLREPLPPKQPFMPPKWLISSTPETGNEGPPRTPSNHPAIQYSSPSAGTSTKPVRSVSSAGTSTHQPAPLALTPTSQGTKQPPLPPPKPVNRNNAAMLVSALQGGENAQLPLYWSCWKRECDYDVYLSLPVYLCRRAGGLRSVDFNQATGGASLHPAKPSPPMPPKRTTPVTKRNTADSTPSHPVNPSPLSVEDHSSLPVGFQLPPPPPSPPLPSHIPPSPPCQHMHTHHLHHQHSYPHPLPQPIPMLFDPPSPTVESPQRPAPVPLHIMIQRALSSPGPAQPHPDGAQRAHALLFETPPEYQADRGRPLPVSIQPLKLSEDDYSEEEEEEDDEEEEEYDGEIPQPELEPRSRRCLVGDAGVCILPGENSSEEEEDDEDDVQGQHDIHREDSDSDGPVLHKEEDSDEEDEPPLSALASRVKRKDTLALKLSSRPCALDRDRFTQERSSREDQPPGQTGLTWQSREQWEAIRTQIGTALTRRLSQRPTAEELEQRNILQPKNQADRQAEVREIKRRLTRKLSQRPTVAELQARKILRFHEYVEVTEAQDYDRRADKPWTKLTPADKAAIRKELNDYKSTEMEVHEESRIYTRFHRP from the exons ATGGCATGCTGTTTCAGGTCCCGCCACCATGGAAGCTGGACGCCTAACTCTCCTCTTTCAG atgatgaaacGGAGCAGCACCACAGCACAATGGTGGGTGAGGGGGGCAGCGCAGGGGACACTACTCCTCCCCCAAAGCGTAAAGGCAAGTTTTCTACCATTGGCAAGATCTTCAAACCTTGGAAGTGGCGGAAGAAGAAAAGCAGCGAGAAGTTCAAAGAAACATCAGAAG aactggagagaaaGATGTCGACAAGACGTACCCGACAGGAGCTCATAGAGCAAGGGCTACTGAAGGAGGTCCCAGATAATG ATGGAGAggcacaaaatgtgaaacagtctTACGTTAAGAATGGCCACACACTTCCAGTCAGTGGAGGTGGAGGAGTCATCAGCACTGGGAGGAACCCAGGCAACCAGGTCAAGCTCCCTGGAGAGTCAGACTTTAGGATGAACCCTGGGAGGCTCACCCAGCCAGAAGACCACAGGGGCCGCTCACCTTCAGACGGAGACCGTCGTGGAGCTTTGTGCTCCGGGAGCACTGGACTGCATGAAGAAGGGTGGAGAAGTGGGGGAATGGGGGCACGTGCACATGGGGAGGGTGAGTGGAAATCCAACTTGGCCTGGCAAGGACAAATCCATGCTCAGATGGATGAAGGTAGGCGCGGGGCCAGACTTCACCCGGACGATGGGCAGAGGAGGCCAGGGCTGCAGAAGGCCCCGTCAGAGGATGGCAGGaggaggcctgcagaagcagaCTGGAAGCCAACGCTCCCTCGACATGCCTCTGCAGAGGAGGGAAGAACCCGCAGAG AGTCAGACAGCCATTTTGTACCTGACCCAGAGATGCTGCAGGACACCCTTCGTGAACCTCTGCCGCCTAAACAGCCATTTATGCCTCCCAAGTGGCTGATAAGTTCCACCCCTGAAACTGGCAACGAGGGTCCACCTCGAACCCCATCCAACCACCCTGCGATCCAGTACTCCTCCCCCTCAGCTGGGACTTCCACCAAACCTGTTCGATCCGTGTCTTCCGCGGGTACCAGCACGCATCAGCCTGCACCTTTGGCCCTAACGCCCACCTCGCAGGGCACCAAGCAACCTCCTCTCCCTCCACCCAAACCTGTAAACAGGAACAATGCAGCCATGCTGG TATCCGCCCTGCAGGGGGGAGAAAACGCTCAGCTTCCTCTCTACTGGTCCTGCTGGAAGCGAGAGTGCGACTACGACGTCTACCTGTCTCTGCCTGTCTACCTGTGCCGGCGGGCCGGAGGCCTGCGCTCAG TTGACTTCAACCAAGCCACAGGGGGGGCAAGTCTCCATCCAGCTAAGCCCTCTCCTCCAATGCCTCCTAAGAGGACAACCCCAGTCACTAAACGCAACACAGCGGACTCTACTCCGAGCCATCCCGTCAACCCGTCCCCGCTCTCTGTGGAGGACCACAGCAGCCTCCCTGTGGGCTTCCAACTGCCCCCACCTCCTCCATCCCCACCCCTGCCGAGCCACATACCGCCCTCTCCACCCTGCCAGCACATGCAcacccaccacctccaccatcaGCATTCCTACCCACACCCGTTGCCCCAGCCCATACCGATGCTGTTCGATCCACCAAGCCCGACCGTTGAGTCGCCCCAGCGCCCAGCCCCCGTCCCGCTGCACATCATGATCCAGCGAGCCCTGTCCAGTCCTGGCCCGGCGCAGCCTCATCCAGATGGGGCGCAACGTGCGCACGCGCTACTTTTTGAAACCCCTCCAGAGTATCAAGCAGATCGCGGTCGACCTCTGCCTGTCAGCATTCAGCCACTAAAACT ATCTGAAGATGACTActcagaggaagaagaggaggaagatgatgaggaagaggaggagtatGATGGGGAGATCCCCCAGCCAGAGCTGGAGCCACGGAGTCGTCGCTGCCTGGTCGGTGATGCTGGTGTTTGTATCCTTCCCGGTGAAAATAGtagtgaggaggaggaagatgatgaagatgatgtgCAGGGACAGCATGACATACACAGGGAGGACAGTGATTCAGACGGTCCTGTGCTCCATAAAGAGGAAGactctgatgaagaggatgagcCCCCACTCA GTGCTCTGGCCAGTAGGGTCAAGAGGAAGGACACCCTGGCTCTGAAGCTGAGCAGCCGTCCCTGCGCTCTGGACAGGGACAGGTTCACGCAGGAGAGAAGCAGCAGAGAGGATCAGCCTCCAGGGCAGACGGGCCTAACCTGGCAGAGCAGGGAGCAGTGGGAGGCTATTCGCACACAGATTGGCACTGCGCTCACAAG GCGGCTCAGCCAGAGACCAACTGCTGAGGAACTTGAGCAAAGAAACATCCTTCAGC CCAAAAATCAGGCTGACAGACAGGCGGAGGTTAGGGAGATCAAACGCCGTCTGACCAGAAAG CTGAGTCAAAGGCCCACAGTCGCAGAGCTGCAGGCAAGAAAGATCCTGCGTTTCCATGAGTATGTGGAAGTCACAGAGGCCCAAGACTACGACAGAAGGGCGGACAAGCCATGGACTAAGCTGACTCCAGCAGACAAG GCCGCCATCCGAAAGGAGCTCAATGACTATAAAAGCACTGAAATGGAGGTTCATGAAGAAAGCAGAATTTACACAAG GTTTCATCGGCCTTAA